CCCGCGCGGCCGGCGCCCCATGCTGGACGCCGCCCACGACGAGGGCCGGATCGTGCGCGAGGGCGACCCCGAGTGGCGAGAAGAGGTGCCGGTCAGGGTCGAGTCCATTCCGGTACGACGGGAAGGGCGCGTCCTCGGTGTCATCGCGCGCAACACCAACCTCCTGACCGTCCGCACCCCGAGCCGCCTGGAGTTGACGTATCTCCAGAGTGCGTCGGACCTCGCGCAGATGATCGCGGCGGGCTCGTTCCCGTTCCCGAACCAGCAGATGGACATGGACGCCGCCCCGCGTGTCGGCGACGGACTGATCCGGCTCGACGCCGACGGCATCGTCCACTACGCCTCCCCGAACGCACTCTCCGCCTACCACCGCATGGGCCTCGCCGCCGACCTCGTCGGCTGCCACCTCGGCAGGATCACCGCCGAACTCGCCCCGTCCCGCGGGCCGGTGGACGAGGCGCTCGCCAAGGTGGCCAGCGGCTGGGCGCCGCGCGAGTTCGAGATCGAGGCCCACGACGGGGTGATCCAGTTCCGCACGATCCCGCTCAAACCCAAGGGCACCCGCATCGGTTCGCTGGTCCTGCTCCGCGACGTCACCGAACTGCGCCGCCGCGAGCGCGAGTTGATCACCAAGGACGCCACCATCCGGGAGATCCACCACCGGGTGAAGAACAACCTCCAGACCGTGGCGGCCCTGCTCCGCCTCCAGGCCCGCCGCATCGAGTCCGACCGCGGACGCGAGGCCCTCGAAGAGGCGGTACGGCGGGTCGGGTCGATCGCGATCGTGCACGAGACGCTCTCCCAGAACCTGGACGAGCGTGTGGAGTTCGACGAGATCGCGGACCGGGTCCTCGCGATGGTCGCCGAGATCTCGCCCGGCAAGGTCACCGGCCGACGCACCGGACGCTTCGGAATCCTGGACGCCGAGGTCGCCACCCCGCTTTCCATGGTCTTGACCGAAGTCCTCCAGAACGCCCTCGAACACGGCTTCCGCGAAGGCGACACGGGAACCGTCGAGGTCACGGCCGTCCGCGGCGGTACGACGAAGGAGGCGCGGCTCCTTGTCACCGTCCAGGACGACGGGGTCGGGCTGCCGGCCGGCTTCGACCCGCACACCGCGGGCAACCTGGGGCTGCAGATCGTGCGGACGCTGGTGGAAGGCGAGTTGGGCGGCTCGTTCGACATGGTGCCGGCGCCGGAGCGGGGTACTCAGGTGATCCTTGACATCCCGGTGCAGGCGAACAAGTAGCGCACGTAGCGTTTGCGCACAGCAAAGAGCCCCGGACCATCCTGTGGTCCGGGGCCAGTGCTCGTGCGTGCTATGCGCATCGGGGGTACTGCGCGCTGCGGCTCGGGGGCGGGAGATGCGTACTCGCTGTACGCGCCGCCAAGCTCAGGCTGTGCGGGGCGGGTGTGTCAGGCGGAGGCCTGACGGGCCCGGTTGCGGGCGGCGCGGCGCTTCATGGCGCGGCGCTCGTCCTCGCTGAGACCACCCCAGACGCCGGAGTCCTGACCGGACTCGAGCGCCCACTGCAGGCACTGCTCCATGACGGGGCAGCGGCGGCAGACGGCCTTGGCTTCCTCGATCTGCAGCAGCGCAGGACCGGTGTTGCCGATGGGGAAGAAGAGCTCGGGGTCTTCCTCGCGGCAAACGGCGTTGTGACGCCAGTCCATGGCTGCTACCTCTCCTTGGTATTACGTGCTGATTGCTTGTGAATGTGAACGCTTTCACGAATCCCTCAACAAGGGAAGGGCCGACCGTCAGGTTTCCCTGGCGTGGTCCTGTGGATTGAAGAGGGGTTCCGGTGATCTGTGGAGGCCGATTCTGCGGGCCGTCCCGATCGCCACGTAGAGACTCGCAAACCTCAGCGGCGGATACAACCCCTTCCGGAAAGTTTTTTTTGATTCCTCGGTGTCGACTAGGTCACAGCCGTACTTCCATGGGGTGGACCCTGGCCTAAACGTTCGAGTGAAAGGACTTTAGCCCCTTCTGCTCACACAATCACACGCAGTGCACGGCGTACGCCTGTGAACGTCACGCTGGTACGCAGCCCGAGGTGGTCGCCGTCCATCTGGAGGGGTAGTGGCGCCTTCGATTGCAAGGTGAACTGGTCCAGGTCGTGCAGGCCCACGGCGTGCTTGCCCTGGGGTCCGTGTTCGGGGGACGAATTGAGCAACTGCGTGCCATACCGGGCGACCGCCGGCATGGACAGCCGGGTCAGACCGAATACGTCGAGCCCGGTATCGAACGAAGCCTTAGGTGACGCGTACATCGGGCGATTGCCCAGATAGGTCCATGGAGCGGTGTTCGAGACTATGGACACCACCAGACCGGTCACCGGCTCCTCGCCGGCCCGCTCGAGCGTGATCGAACCGTGTCTCCGGTTGGACTCACCCAGCAGTTGACGGACGACCTGGCGGACGTAGAGCGCGTGTGTCGACTTCTTGCCCAGCTCCCGCTGCTGCTCGACCCGGCCGACG
This genomic window from Streptomyces sp. DG2A-72 contains:
- a CDS encoding sensor histidine kinase produces the protein MPSMNELVRQHTALDDSDLEWLHLLVSEWQLLSNLSFADLVLWVPTRDGTRYVSVAQMRPNTGPTSYQDDMVGHLVPRGRRPMLDAAHDEGRIVREGDPEWREEVPVRVESIPVRREGRVLGVIARNTNLLTVRTPSRLELTYLQSASDLAQMIAAGSFPFPNQQMDMDAAPRVGDGLIRLDADGIVHYASPNALSAYHRMGLAADLVGCHLGRITAELAPSRGPVDEALAKVASGWAPREFEIEAHDGVIQFRTIPLKPKGTRIGSLVLLRDVTELRRRERELITKDATIREIHHRVKNNLQTVAALLRLQARRIESDRGREALEEAVRRVGSIAIVHETLSQNLDERVEFDEIADRVLAMVAEISPGKVTGRRTGRFGILDAEVATPLSMVLTEVLQNALEHGFREGDTGTVEVTAVRGGTTKEARLLVTVQDDGVGLPAGFDPHTAGNLGLQIVRTLVEGELGGSFDMVPAPERGTQVILDIPVQANK
- a CDS encoding WhiB family transcriptional regulator; the protein is MDWRHNAVCREEDPELFFPIGNTGPALLQIEEAKAVCRRCPVMEQCLQWALESGQDSGVWGGLSEDERRAMKRRAARNRARQASA
- a CDS encoding diacylglycerol kinase family protein, translating into MRALLVVNPAATTTSARTRDVLIHALASEMKLEAVTTEYRGHGRDLGRQAAESDDIDLVVALGGDGTVNEVVNGLLHAGPDPDHLPRLAVVPGGSTNVFARALGLPNDAVEATGAVLDALRDKSERTVGLGLAAGTPGTEDEAVPARWFTFNAGLGFDGGVVGRVEQQRELGKKSTHALYVRQVVRQLLGESNRRHGSITLERAGEEPVTGLVVSIVSNTAPWTYLGNRPMYASPKASFDTGLDVFGLTRLSMPAVARYGTQLLNSSPEHGPQGKHAVGLHDLDQFTLQSKAPLPLQMDGDHLGLRTSVTFTGVRRALRVIV